In Oncorhynchus clarkii lewisi isolate Uvic-CL-2024 chromosome 24, UVic_Ocla_1.0, whole genome shotgun sequence, one DNA window encodes the following:
- the LOC139382736 gene encoding P2Y purinoceptor 13-like: MNGSQSNLSLKCVRDTSVTAVVFPCLYSALFLFALVLNCLAAWIFFNIRSTTTFVVYLKNVVVADLLMTLSIPVKVLADTDVGSWRLRAFYCRYSAVLFYTTMYISILLLGLISLDRYLKIVRPFGKCVLQRVGVGQALSVAVWAVMVSLALPNTILSDRTPSLSPGRLKCTSLKGDAGLLWHEGFNYFCQVVFWGTLALMLLCYTFISRKVYESYKASRSGSNAASRKTKAKVFVVVVVFFVCFAPFHFARVPYTLTQTRKTANHCWAQNALYVAKETTLWLCATNVCLDPLIYVFLCRVFRKRLTDVLNRKPHPQGALESPTATSTHLEMSQMVNNRILDVSLA, from the exons ATGAACGGCAGCCAATCAAACCTGTCTCTGAAGTGTGTGCGTGACACCAGCGTGACGGCGGTGGTCTTCCCCTGTCTCTACAGCGCCCTCTTCCTGTTTGCGCTGGTACTCAACTGCCTAGCAGCATGGATCTTCTTCAACATCCGCAGCACCACCACCTTCGTGGTCTACCTGAAGAACGTA GTGGTCGCAGACCTGCTGATGACCCTGTCCATCCCGGTGAAGGTCCTCGCGGACACCGACGTAGGCTCCTGGCGTCTGCGTGCGTTCTACTGTCGCTACTCCGCCGTCCTCTTCTACACCACCATGTACATCAGCATCCTGCTCCTGGGGCTCATCAGCCTGGACCGCTACCTCAAGATAGTCAGGCCCTTTGGGAAATGCGTCCTCCAGAGGGTCGGAGTGGGACAGGCCTTGAGTGTGGCCGTCTGGGCTGTGATGGTGTCTCTGGCTCTGCCCAATACCATTCTGAGTGACCGTACACCGTCGCTTTCTCCTGGTCGGCTGAAGTGTACCTCTCTAAAGGGTGATGCCGGTCTGCTGTGGCACGAGGGCTTCAACTACTTCTGCCAG gTGGTGTTTTGGGGAACACTGGCTCTGATGCTGTTGTGTTACACCTTCATCAGTCGTAAAGTCTACGAGTCCTACAAAGCCTCGCGTAGTGGCTCCAACGCGGCCAGCCGCAAGACCAAGGCCAAAGtctttgtggtggtggtggtgtttttCGTTTGTTTCGCCCCTTTTCATTTCGCCAGAGTGCCCTACACTCTTACCCAGACCCGAAAAACAGCCAACCACTGCTGGGCGCAGAACGCGCTCTACGTTGCCAAGGAGACCACTCTCTGGCTCTGTGCCACTAACGTGTGTCTGGACCCGCTGATCTATGTGTTCCTGTGCAGGGTGTTCCGGAAAAGATTGACAGACGTGCTCAATCGCAAGCCCCACCCCCAGGGTGCTTTGGAGTCGCCCACGGCAACCTCTACACATTTGGAGATGTCACAGATGGTGAATAACAGAATACTAGATGTCAGCTTGGCCTAG
- the LOC139382957 gene encoding WD repeat-containing protein 53 yields MASRQWCEGHSTPVLCVGASGGPEGLLASGSEEGEVTVWNQEGTVLASLRLPSGDDVTSAVFSPAAPGLLYVSHGETVSVLDPRSLKGAVEELQGAGEEEINSLALNETGSALAVADDSGVVRVLGLPGGQVNRTLRRHTNIVSSVAFRPLRPNNLVSAGLDMQVMLWSLQKTRPVWTLNLQEVAEEEERHQHKAGQLFNPPLAHCVSVATCGNVLACAAEDGRVHLMRVGSGSKLDRQGAIKAHSQGASQAHFLSFLPHPYWLATGGNDGMVALWDLSQNPVVTVEDKGKPQAAPVHRRRPNARAKAKLQAQAKPQQAKEETKKEREEVEEGSSVDQSPGTEEALKSGPKLSFSHGDKVNWVCPTLLRGEPSLVVADQSPNLSVYSLAGL; encoded by the exons ATGGCCAGCAGGCAGTGGTGTGAGGGTCACTCCACCCCAGTGCTGTGTGTGGGGGCCTCTGGGGGTCCGGAGGGTCTCCTAGCCTCTGGCTCAGAGGAGGGTGAGGTAACAGTGTGGAACCAGGAGGGAACGGTGTTAGCTAGTCTCCGTCTGCCCAGCGGGGATGATGTGACCAGCGCTGTGTTCTCGCCGGCGGCTCCAGGCCTGTTGTATGTGTCCCACGGGGAGACGGTGAGCGTATTGGACCCTAGGAGCCTAAAGGGGGCGGTAGAGGAGCTACAGGgtgcgggagaggaggagatcaACTCTCTGGCTCTGAATGAGACAGGCTCAGCTCTGGCCGTGGCTGATGACTCAGGGGTGGTGAGGGTGCTAGGGCTGCCGGGGGGTCAAGTAAACAGGACGCTCCGCAGACACACCAACATCGTCTCATCTGTGGCTTTCCGCCCTCTCAGGCCCAACAACTTGGTCTCAGCCGGGCTCGACATGCAG GTGATGTTGTGGAGCCTACAGAAGACACGCCCCGTCTGGACCCTCAACCTGCAGGAAGTGGCTGAGGAAGAGGAGCGCCATCAGCACAAAGCCGGTCAGCTCTTCAACCCACCTCTGGCCCACTGCGTCTCTGTAGCAACCTGCGGGAACGTTTTGGCCTGCGCCGCCGAGGACGGACGTGTGCACCTGATGCGGGTCGGCAGTGGCTCCAAACTGGACCGACAGGGGGCCATCAAGGCCCACAGCCAGGGAGCCTCGCAGGCCCACTTCCTCAGCTTCTTACCCCACCCATACTGGCTGGCTACTGGGGGCAACGACGGCATGGTGGCCCTCTGGGACCTCAGTCAGAACCCGGTAGTTACTGTTGAGGATAAGGGCAAGCCACAGGCAGCGCCAGTCCACCGCAGGAGACCCAATGCCAGGGCTAAAGCCAAACTCCAGGCCCAGGCCAAGCCCCAGCAGGCAAAAGAGGAGActaagaaggagagggaggaggtggaggagggcagCAGTGTAGATCAGTCACCAGGCACAGAGGAGGCCCTGAAGTCAGGACCTAAACTCAGCTTCAGCCATGGGGACAAGGTGAACTGGGTGTGTCCCACTCTGCTGAGAGGGGAGCCCAGCCTGGTGGTGGCTGACCAGAGCCCTAACCTGTCTGTCTACTCTTTGGCCGGTCTATag